A stretch of Caenorhabditis elegans chromosome IV DNA encodes these proteins:
- the cfp-1 gene encoding CXXC-type zinc finger protein 1 (Confirmed by transcript evidence), which produces MRLTEILPNRCKQYFFEGPSGGPRSLEDEIKPKRAKINREVQKLTESEKNMMAFLNKLVEFIKTQLKLQPLGTEERYDDNLYEGCIVCGLPDIPLLKYTKHIELCWARSEKAISFGAPEKNNDMFYCEKYDSRTNSFCKRLKSLCPEHRKLGDEQHLKVCGYPKKWEDGMIETAKTVSELIEMEDPFGEEGCRTKKDACHKHHKWIPSLRGTIELEQACLFQKMYELCHEMHKLNAHAEWTTNALSIMMHKQPNIIDSEQMSLFNKSQSTSSSASAHGATTPISSTSSSSSSSSKNDDEMEDTAEFLANLAVQKEEETQNN; this is translated from the exons ATGCGGCTCACTGAAATTCTACCGAATCGCTGTAAACAGTACTTTTTCGAGGGCCCATCCGGTGGGCCGCGCAGTTTGGAGGACGAAATCAAGCCGAAACGGGCTAAAATCAATCGAGAAGTTCAGAAATTGACGGAATCCGAAAAGAATATGATGGCATTTTTGAATAAGCTCGTCGAGTTCATAAAGACACAGTTGAAACTTCAACCGTTGGGCACAGAGGAGAGATATGATGATAATTTG tacgaAGGCTGTATCGTGTGTGGTCTCCCGGACATTCCCCTCCTAAAATACACAAAACACATTGAGCTGTGTTGGGCTCGAAGCGAAAAGGCAATCTCATTCGGAGCACCGGAGAAGAATAACGACAtgttttattgtgaaaaatatgattCGCGAACGAATTCTTTCTGTAAACGGCTGAAATCTCTGTGCCCAGAACATCGAAAACTGGGCGATGAACAGCATTTGAAAGTGTGCGGTTATCCGAAGAAATGGGAAGATGGAATGATTGAGACGGCGAAGACAGTTTCAGAATtgattgaaatggaaga cccatTCGGTGAGGAAGGCTGTCGAACGAAGAAGGACGCGTGTCACAAGCATCACAAATGGATACCATCGTTGAGAGGAACTATTGAGCTGGAACAAGCTTgtctgtttcagaaaatgtatgAGCTGTGCCACGAGATGCACAAATTGAATGCTCACGCCGAATGGACAACGAATGCTCTGTCGATTATGATGCACAAACAGCCGA ATATTATTGATTCCGAGCAAATGTCCCTATTCAACAAGTCCCAATCCACGTCATCATCCGCCTCGGCTCACGGAGCAACGACACCAATCAGCtcaacatcatcatcatcatcatcatcatcaaaaaacGATGATGAAATGGAAGATACCGCCGAATTTCTAGCAAATCTGGCTGTACAGAAGGAGGAGGAGACGcagaataattaa
- the cfp-1 gene encoding CXXC-type zinc finger protein 1 (Confirmed by transcript evidence) translates to MYELCHEMHKLNAHAEWTTNALSIMMHKQPNIIDSEQMSLFNKSQSTSSSASAHGATTPISSTSSSSSSSSKNDDEMEDTAEFLANLAVQKEEETQNN, encoded by the exons atgtatgAGCTGTGCCACGAGATGCACAAATTGAATGCTCACGCCGAATGGACAACGAATGCTCTGTCGATTATGATGCACAAACAGCCGA ATATTATTGATTCCGAGCAAATGTCCCTATTCAACAAGTCCCAATCCACGTCATCATCCGCCTCGGCTCACGGAGCAACGACACCAATCAGCtcaacatcatcatcatcatcatcatcatcaaaaaacGATGATGAAATGGAAGATACCGCCGAATTTCTAGCAAATCTGGCTGTACAGAAGGAGGAGGAGACGcagaataattaa
- the F52B11.2 gene encoding putative phosphomannomutase (Confirmed by transcript evidence): MTSPASSRTILVFDVDGTLTAARQTITPEMREFLIEARKRVPLAIVGGSDFKKITEQLADHDKDLLLSLFDYTFSENGLYGFKGTEPYPVQSIQKAIGDAKLQELINFALRYMSDIQLPVKRGNFVEFRNGMINLSPIGRSCSQEERMQFVEFDKKHGIRQKFTEQLREKFGQYGLQFAIGGQISVDVFPTGWDKTFCLQYLVPDFDTIHFFGDKTAPGGNDHEIFADERTVGHTVEGPEDTRKHVENVLKELD; encoded by the exons atgactTCTCCAGCGAGTAGCCGAACAATTTTGGTGTTCGACGTCGATGGAACACTCACTGCTGCTCGTCAG actattACGCCTGAAATGCGAGAATTCCTGATCGAGGCTCGCAAGCGTGTCCCGCTGGCAATCGTCGGAGGATCGGACTTTAAGAAGATCACAGAGCAGCTGGCAGATCACGATAAGGATTTGT tgCTCTCCCTGTTCGACTACACATTCTCGGAGAACGGGCTCTACGGATTCAAGGGCACCGAACCGTATCCAGTACAATCAATCCAGAAAGCCATCGGCGATGCGAAGCTCCAAGAGCTCATCAATTTTGCTCTCCGCTACATGTCTGACATTCAACTTCCTGTGAAACGTGGAAATTTCGTCGAATTCCGAAACGGGATGATCAATTTGTCGCCTATTGGACGGAGTTGCTCACAAGAGGAACGAATGCAATTTGTGGAGTTTGATAAGAAGCACGGAATTCGCCAAAAGTTCACCGAGCAGCTCCGCGAGAAGTTCGGGCAATACGGGCTCCAGTTTGCAATCGGAGGACAAATTAGTGTTGATGTATTCCCTACTGGATGGGATAAGACCTTTTGTTTGCAATATTTAGTGCCAGATTTCGATACAATTCACTTTTTCGGAGATAAAACCGCGCCTGGCGGAAACGATCATGAGATTTTTGCCGACGAACGGACTGTCGGACATACTGTTGAAGGGCCAGAAGATACTCGGAAACATGTGGAGAATGTGCTCAAGGAGTTGGATTAA
- the cfp-1 gene encoding CXXC-type zinc finger protein 1 (Confirmed by transcript evidence), translating into MSNKEIEDNEDVWKERCMNCIRCNDEKNCGTCWPCRNGKTCDMRKCFSAKRLYNEKVKRQTDENLKAIMAKTAQREAAHQAATTTAPSAPVVIEQQVEKKKRGRKKGSGNGGAAAAAQQRKANIINERDYVPNRPTRQQSADLRRKRTQLNAEPDKHPRQCLNPNCIYESRIDSKYCSDECGKELARMRLTEILPNRCKQYFFEGPSGGPRSLEDEIKPKRAKINREVQKLTESEKNMMAFLNKLVEFIKTQLKLQPLGTEERYDDNLYEGCIVCGLPDIPLLKYTKHIELCWARSEKAISFGAPEKNNDMFYCEKYDSRTNSFCKRLKSLCPEHRKLGDEQHLKVCGYPKKWEDGMIETAKTVSELIEMEDPFGEEGCRTKKDACHKHHKWIPSLRGTIELEQACLFQKMYELCHEMHKLNAHAEWTTNALSIMMHKQPNIIDSEQMSLFNKSQSTSSSASAHGATTPISSTSSSSSSSSKNDDEMEDTAEFLANLAVQKEEETQNN; encoded by the exons ATGTCAAATAAAGAAATCGAAGATAATGAGGATGTATGGAAGGAAAGATGTATGAATTGTATTCGATGTAACGATGAAAAGAATTGTGGAACATGTTGGCCGTGTCGAAATGGAAAAACTTGTGATATGCGGAAATGTTTCTCAGCGAAAAGATTATATAATGAGAAAG TAAAAAGACAAACCGACGAAAATCTGAAGGCTATAATGGCAAAAACAGCACAACGAGAAGCCGCTCATCAGGCAGCCACAACCACAGCACCAAGTGCTCCGGTGGTAATTGAGCAACaagttgaaaagaagaagcgaGGACGAAAGAAGGGCTCTGGGAATGGAggagctgctgctgctgcacAACAACGGAAGGCTAATATTATAAATGAACGAGATTATGTACCGAATAGGCCGACGAGGCAACAGTCGGCTGATTTGAGAAGGAAACGGACACAGTTGAAT gcaGAACCCGATAAACATCCTCGTCAATGTCTCAATCCGAATTGTATTTACGAATCTCGAATCGATAGCAAATATTGTTCCGATGAGTGTGGAAAAGAGCTCGCCAGAATGCGGCTCACTGAAATTCTACCGAATCGCTGTAAACAGTACTTTTTCGAGGGCCCATCCGGTGGGCCGCGCAGTTTGGAGGACGAAATCAAGCCGAAACGGGCTAAAATCAATCGAGAAGTTCAGAAATTGACGGAATCCGAAAAGAATATGATGGCATTTTTGAATAAGCTCGTCGAGTTCATAAAGACACAGTTGAAACTTCAACCGTTGGGCACAGAGGAGAGATATGATGATAATTTG tacgaAGGCTGTATCGTGTGTGGTCTCCCGGACATTCCCCTCCTAAAATACACAAAACACATTGAGCTGTGTTGGGCTCGAAGCGAAAAGGCAATCTCATTCGGAGCACCGGAGAAGAATAACGACAtgttttattgtgaaaaatatgattCGCGAACGAATTCTTTCTGTAAACGGCTGAAATCTCTGTGCCCAGAACATCGAAAACTGGGCGATGAACAGCATTTGAAAGTGTGCGGTTATCCGAAGAAATGGGAAGATGGAATGATTGAGACGGCGAAGACAGTTTCAGAATtgattgaaatggaaga cccatTCGGTGAGGAAGGCTGTCGAACGAAGAAGGACGCGTGTCACAAGCATCACAAATGGATACCATCGTTGAGAGGAACTATTGAGCTGGAACAAGCTTgtctgtttcagaaaatgtatgAGCTGTGCCACGAGATGCACAAATTGAATGCTCACGCCGAATGGACAACGAATGCTCTGTCGATTATGATGCACAAACAGCCGA ATATTATTGATTCCGAGCAAATGTCCCTATTCAACAAGTCCCAATCCACGTCATCATCCGCCTCGGCTCACGGAGCAACGACACCAATCAGCtcaacatcatcatcatcatcatcatcatcaaaaaacGATGATGAAATGGAAGATACCGCCGAATTTCTAGCAAATCTGGCTGTACAGAAGGAGGAGGAGACGcagaataattaa
- the cfp-1 gene encoding CXXC-type zinc finger protein 1 (Confirmed by transcript evidence) has protein sequence MSLFNKSQSTSSSASAHGATTPISSTSSSSSSSSKNDDEMEDTAEFLANLAVQKEEETQNN, from the coding sequence ATGTCCCTATTCAACAAGTCCCAATCCACGTCATCATCCGCCTCGGCTCACGGAGCAACGACACCAATCAGCtcaacatcatcatcatcatcatcatcatcaaaaaacGATGATGAAATGGAAGATACCGCCGAATTTCTAGCAAATCTGGCTGTACAGAAGGAGGAGGAGACGcagaataattaa
- the cfp-1 gene encoding CXXC-type zinc finger protein 1 (Confirmed by transcript evidence), whose protein sequence is MKRIVEHVGRVEMEKLVICGNVSQRKDYIMRKAEPDKHPRQCLNPNCIYESRIDSKYCSDECGKELARMRLTEILPNRCKQYFFEGPSGGPRSLEDEIKPKRAKINREVQKLTESEKNMMAFLNKLVEFIKTQLKLQPLGTEERYDDNLYEGCIVCGLPDIPLLKYTKHIELCWARSEKAISFGAPEKNNDMFYCEKYDSRTNSFCKRLKSLCPEHRKLGDEQHLKVCGYPKKWEDGMIETAKTVSELIEMEDPFGEEGCRTKKDACHKHHKWIPSLRGTIELEQACLFQKMYELCHEMHKLNAHAEWTTNALSIMMHKQPNIIDSEQMSLFNKSQSTSSSASAHGATTPISSTSSSSSSSSKNDDEMEDTAEFLANLAVQKEEETQNN, encoded by the exons ATGAAAAGAATTGTGGAACATGTTGGCCGTGTCGAAATGGAAAAACTTGTGATATGCGGAAATGTTTCTCAGCGAAAAGATTATATAATGAGAAAG gcaGAACCCGATAAACATCCTCGTCAATGTCTCAATCCGAATTGTATTTACGAATCTCGAATCGATAGCAAATATTGTTCCGATGAGTGTGGAAAAGAGCTCGCCAGAATGCGGCTCACTGAAATTCTACCGAATCGCTGTAAACAGTACTTTTTCGAGGGCCCATCCGGTGGGCCGCGCAGTTTGGAGGACGAAATCAAGCCGAAACGGGCTAAAATCAATCGAGAAGTTCAGAAATTGACGGAATCCGAAAAGAATATGATGGCATTTTTGAATAAGCTCGTCGAGTTCATAAAGACACAGTTGAAACTTCAACCGTTGGGCACAGAGGAGAGATATGATGATAATTTG tacgaAGGCTGTATCGTGTGTGGTCTCCCGGACATTCCCCTCCTAAAATACACAAAACACATTGAGCTGTGTTGGGCTCGAAGCGAAAAGGCAATCTCATTCGGAGCACCGGAGAAGAATAACGACAtgttttattgtgaaaaatatgattCGCGAACGAATTCTTTCTGTAAACGGCTGAAATCTCTGTGCCCAGAACATCGAAAACTGGGCGATGAACAGCATTTGAAAGTGTGCGGTTATCCGAAGAAATGGGAAGATGGAATGATTGAGACGGCGAAGACAGTTTCAGAATtgattgaaatggaaga cccatTCGGTGAGGAAGGCTGTCGAACGAAGAAGGACGCGTGTCACAAGCATCACAAATGGATACCATCGTTGAGAGGAACTATTGAGCTGGAACAAGCTTgtctgtttcagaaaatgtatgAGCTGTGCCACGAGATGCACAAATTGAATGCTCACGCCGAATGGACAACGAATGCTCTGTCGATTATGATGCACAAACAGCCGA ATATTATTGATTCCGAGCAAATGTCCCTATTCAACAAGTCCCAATCCACGTCATCATCCGCCTCGGCTCACGGAGCAACGACACCAATCAGCtcaacatcatcatcatcatcatcatcatcaaaaaacGATGATGAAATGGAAGATACCGCCGAATTTCTAGCAAATCTGGCTGTACAGAAGGAGGAGGAGACGcagaataattaa
- the cfp-1 gene encoding CXXC-type zinc finger protein 1 (Confirmed by transcript evidence), whose translation MFYCEKYDSRTNSFCKRLKSLCPEHRKLGDEQHLKVCGYPKKWEDGMIETAKTVSELIEMEDPFGEEGCRTKKDACHKHHKWIPSLRGTIELEQACLFQKMYELCHEMHKLNAHAEWTTNALSIMMHKQPNIIDSEQMSLFNKSQSTSSSASAHGATTPISSTSSSSSSSSKNDDEMEDTAEFLANLAVQKEEETQNN comes from the exons AtgttttattgtgaaaaatatgattCGCGAACGAATTCTTTCTGTAAACGGCTGAAATCTCTGTGCCCAGAACATCGAAAACTGGGCGATGAACAGCATTTGAAAGTGTGCGGTTATCCGAAGAAATGGGAAGATGGAATGATTGAGACGGCGAAGACAGTTTCAGAATtgattgaaatggaaga cccatTCGGTGAGGAAGGCTGTCGAACGAAGAAGGACGCGTGTCACAAGCATCACAAATGGATACCATCGTTGAGAGGAACTATTGAGCTGGAACAAGCTTgtctgtttcagaaaatgtatgAGCTGTGCCACGAGATGCACAAATTGAATGCTCACGCCGAATGGACAACGAATGCTCTGTCGATTATGATGCACAAACAGCCGA ATATTATTGATTCCGAGCAAATGTCCCTATTCAACAAGTCCCAATCCACGTCATCATCCGCCTCGGCTCACGGAGCAACGACACCAATCAGCtcaacatcatcatcatcatcatcatcatcaaaaaacGATGATGAAATGGAAGATACCGCCGAATTTCTAGCAAATCTGGCTGTACAGAAGGAGGAGGAGACGcagaataattaa
- the cfp-1 gene encoding CXXC-type zinc finger protein 1 (Confirmed by transcript evidence), with protein MAKTAQREAAHQAATTTAPSAPVVIEQQVEKKKRGRKKGSGNGGAAAAAQQRKANIINERDYVPNRPTRQQSADLRRKRTQLNAEPDKHPRQCLNPNCIYESRIDSKYCSDECGKELARMRLTEILPNRCKQYFFEGPSGGPRSLEDEIKPKRAKINREVQKLTESEKNMMAFLNKLVEFIKTQLKLQPLGTEERYDDNLYEGCIVCGLPDIPLLKYTKHIELCWARSEKAISFGAPEKNNDMFYCEKYDSRTNSFCKRLKSLCPEHRKLGDEQHLKVCGYPKKWEDGMIETAKTVSELIEMEDPFGEEGCRTKKDACHKHHKWIPSLRGTIELEQACLFQKMYELCHEMHKLNAHAEWTTNALSIMMHKQPNIIDSEQMSLFNKSQSTSSSASAHGATTPISSTSSSSSSSSKNDDEMEDTAEFLANLAVQKEEETQNN; from the exons ATGGCAAAAACAGCACAACGAGAAGCCGCTCATCAGGCAGCCACAACCACAGCACCAAGTGCTCCGGTGGTAATTGAGCAACaagttgaaaagaagaagcgaGGACGAAAGAAGGGCTCTGGGAATGGAggagctgctgctgctgcacAACAACGGAAGGCTAATATTATAAATGAACGAGATTATGTACCGAATAGGCCGACGAGGCAACAGTCGGCTGATTTGAGAAGGAAACGGACACAGTTGAAT gcaGAACCCGATAAACATCCTCGTCAATGTCTCAATCCGAATTGTATTTACGAATCTCGAATCGATAGCAAATATTGTTCCGATGAGTGTGGAAAAGAGCTCGCCAGAATGCGGCTCACTGAAATTCTACCGAATCGCTGTAAACAGTACTTTTTCGAGGGCCCATCCGGTGGGCCGCGCAGTTTGGAGGACGAAATCAAGCCGAAACGGGCTAAAATCAATCGAGAAGTTCAGAAATTGACGGAATCCGAAAAGAATATGATGGCATTTTTGAATAAGCTCGTCGAGTTCATAAAGACACAGTTGAAACTTCAACCGTTGGGCACAGAGGAGAGATATGATGATAATTTG tacgaAGGCTGTATCGTGTGTGGTCTCCCGGACATTCCCCTCCTAAAATACACAAAACACATTGAGCTGTGTTGGGCTCGAAGCGAAAAGGCAATCTCATTCGGAGCACCGGAGAAGAATAACGACAtgttttattgtgaaaaatatgattCGCGAACGAATTCTTTCTGTAAACGGCTGAAATCTCTGTGCCCAGAACATCGAAAACTGGGCGATGAACAGCATTTGAAAGTGTGCGGTTATCCGAAGAAATGGGAAGATGGAATGATTGAGACGGCGAAGACAGTTTCAGAATtgattgaaatggaaga cccatTCGGTGAGGAAGGCTGTCGAACGAAGAAGGACGCGTGTCACAAGCATCACAAATGGATACCATCGTTGAGAGGAACTATTGAGCTGGAACAAGCTTgtctgtttcagaaaatgtatgAGCTGTGCCACGAGATGCACAAATTGAATGCTCACGCCGAATGGACAACGAATGCTCTGTCGATTATGATGCACAAACAGCCGA ATATTATTGATTCCGAGCAAATGTCCCTATTCAACAAGTCCCAATCCACGTCATCATCCGCCTCGGCTCACGGAGCAACGACACCAATCAGCtcaacatcatcatcatcatcatcatcatcaaaaaacGATGATGAAATGGAAGATACCGCCGAATTTCTAGCAAATCTGGCTGTACAGAAGGAGGAGGAGACGcagaataattaa
- the F52B11.2 gene encoding putative phosphomannomutase (Confirmed by transcript evidence) produces the protein MREFLIEARKRVPLAIVGGSDFKKITEQLADHDKDLLLSLFDYTFSENGLYGFKGTEPYPVQSIQKAIGDAKLQELINFALRYMSDIQLPVKRGNFVEFRNGMINLSPIGRSCSQEERMQFVEFDKKHGIRQKFTEQLREKFGQYGLQFAIGGQISVDVFPTGWDKTFCLQYLVPDFDTIHFFGDKTAPGGNDHEIFADERTVGHTVEGPEDTRKHVENVLKELD, from the exons ATGCGAGAATTCCTGATCGAGGCTCGCAAGCGTGTCCCGCTGGCAATCGTCGGAGGATCGGACTTTAAGAAGATCACAGAGCAGCTGGCAGATCACGATAAGGATTTGT tgCTCTCCCTGTTCGACTACACATTCTCGGAGAACGGGCTCTACGGATTCAAGGGCACCGAACCGTATCCAGTACAATCAATCCAGAAAGCCATCGGCGATGCGAAGCTCCAAGAGCTCATCAATTTTGCTCTCCGCTACATGTCTGACATTCAACTTCCTGTGAAACGTGGAAATTTCGTCGAATTCCGAAACGGGATGATCAATTTGTCGCCTATTGGACGGAGTTGCTCACAAGAGGAACGAATGCAATTTGTGGAGTTTGATAAGAAGCACGGAATTCGCCAAAAGTTCACCGAGCAGCTCCGCGAGAAGTTCGGGCAATACGGGCTCCAGTTTGCAATCGGAGGACAAATTAGTGTTGATGTATTCCCTACTGGATGGGATAAGACCTTTTGTTTGCAATATTTAGTGCCAGATTTCGATACAATTCACTTTTTCGGAGATAAAACCGCGCCTGGCGGAAACGATCATGAGATTTTTGCCGACGAACGGACTGTCGGACATACTGTTGAAGGGCCAGAAGATACTCGGAAACATGTGGAGAATGTGCTCAAGGAGTTGGATTAA